Proteins encoded within one genomic window of Erinaceus europaeus chromosome 13, mEriEur2.1, whole genome shotgun sequence:
- the MARCKSL1 gene encoding MARCKS-related protein — protein MGSQSSKAPRGDVTAEEGAGASPAKTNGQENGHVKSNGDLSPKGEGESPPVNGAEAAGATGDAIEPAPPSQGAEAKGDTAPKETPKKKKKFSFKKPFKLSGLSFKKNRKEGGGDSSASSPTEEEQEQGEIGACSEEGTVQEGKAAATLESQEPQAKGAEAGSTSKGGDTEEEAGPQAAEPSTLSGPESGPTPASEQNE, from the exons ATGGGCAGCCAGAGCTCCAAGGCTCCCCGGGGCGACGTGACCGCCGAAGAGGGAGCAGGCGCATCTCCCGCTAAGACCAACGGACAG GAGAACGGCCACGTGAAAAGCAATGGAGACTTATCCCCCAAAGGTGAAGGGGAGTCGCCCCCTGTGAACGGAGCAGAGGCAGCCGGGGCCACTGGTGATGCCATCGAACCCGCACCCCCTAGCCAGGGCGCTGAGGCCAAAGGGGACACCGCCCCCAAGGAGACccccaagaagaagaaaaaattctcTTTCAAGAAGCCTTTCAAATTGAGTGGCCTGTCCTTCAAGAAAAatcggaaggagggagggggtgacTCCTCAGCCTCCTCACCCACAGAGGAAGAGCAGGAGCAGGGGGAGATCGGTGCCTGCAGTGAGGAAGGCACTGTCCAGGAAGGGAAAGCTGCTGCCACCCTTGAGAGCCAGGAGCCCCAGGCCAAGGGGGCCGAGGCTGGCTCCACATCCAAGGGAGGAGACACAGAAGAGGAGGCAGGGCCCCAAGCTGCAGAGCCATCTACTCTCTCGGGGCCTGAGAGTGGCCCTACACCAGCCAGCGAGCAGAATGAGTag